In Leishmania donovani BPK282A1 complete genome, chromosome 20, one genomic interval encodes:
- a CDS encoding histone-lysine N-methyltransferase, putative — protein MHKRLRRADNTAPQPVKTPKLVDVQQPLSAPVELGDGTARSPYRLPLRKTPNASGCLHCPTHRCHCVWFGAQLERCYASLSLKRETERSKKRELCAKSILPPFVTRLIRIANVASGETFYDLGCGNGSVLFQVAALTGARCVGVEINPHNAELANAAWVFLRPIFETQFRRELSVEIVCADFCTLLRDAVYFPTPCVIWAANLLLPRPVNHYLSERLRSVPRGTRIMCFEDMYPHSRSLARLRDPDAFEKFDMVDYEWQPDSVEWCSNTGRFFLYVKRT, from the coding sequence ATGCACAAACGTCTGCGTCGTGCCGACAATACGGCGCCTCAGCCGGTAAAGACACCAAAGCTGGTTGACGTGCAGCAACCGCTCTCTGCCCCTGTCGAACTTGGCGACGGGACTGCGCGCAGTCCCTATCGTCTTCCGCTGCGGAAGACTCCGAACGCGTCCGGCTGTCTGCACTGCCCGACGCATAGATGCCACTGCGTGTGGTTTGGCGCGCAGCTAGAGCGCTGCTAcgcgtctctctcgttgAAGCGGGAGACGGAGCGCAGCAAGAAGCGTGAACTCTGCGCCAAGTCTATCCTGCCCCCGTTCGTCACTCGACTCATTCGCATTGCCAACGTGGCTTCCGGGGAAACATTTTATGATCTAGGTTGCGGAAATGGCAGCGTTCTTTTCCAGGTGGCCGCCTTGACAGGTGCGCGGTGTGTAGGGGTGGAGATCAACCCCCACAACGCGGAGCTCGCGAACGCAGCGTGGGTGTTTTTGCGACCCATCTTCGAGACGCAGTTCAGGCGCGAACTCTCAGTGGAGATTGTGTGTGCTGACTTTTGCACTCTCCTCCGCGATGCTGTGTACTTCCCTACGCCGTGCGTCATCTGGGCGGCGAACCTGTTGCTTCCCAGGCCGGTCAATCACTACCTCtcggagcggctgcgcagtgTGCCGCGTGGGACGCGCATAATGTGCTTCGAAGACATGTACCCGCACTCTCGCTCCCTAGCCCGCCTACGTGACCCTGACGCGTTCGAAAAGTTCGACATGGTGGACTATGAGTGGCAGCCGGACAGCGTGGAATGGTGCTCCAACACTGGCCGTTTTTTCCTGTATGTGAAGCGCACATGA